The following proteins are co-located in the Paenibacillus sp. FSL H8-0079 genome:
- a CDS encoding ROK family glucokinase, translating to MSEKIYVGVDLGGTAIKVGICDEQGQLMHTFEGPTEVDKGVDTVIANIEKYVRHIVAESPYSWEQLEGVGAGVAGFTNVREGIIVHAPNIGFRNVAIRSILEERLGKPIKIDNDANVAALGEVWAGAGKGVDNCVCYTLGTGVGGGLILNGNIYQGFSGMAGELGHISVVPDLEAIKCGCGKMGCVETVSSATGIIRMAKDAVERGDHTSLALVDKIAAKEVFDAAKAGDEVAQRIVNRAAFYLGKSMATVAAVINPEMFIIGGGVSKAGNFLFDEIRTVFAKLTPEPLQDGVQILEATLGNNAGIVGAAGLLLRS from the coding sequence ATGTCTGAGAAAATCTACGTTGGGGTCGATCTCGGCGGAACAGCAATCAAGGTCGGTATATGCGATGAACAAGGTCAGCTAATGCATACGTTTGAAGGACCGACAGAAGTAGATAAGGGCGTAGACACGGTCATCGCCAACATCGAGAAGTATGTCCGACATATCGTAGCCGAATCACCTTACAGTTGGGAACAACTTGAGGGTGTAGGTGCTGGAGTGGCCGGTTTCACGAATGTACGTGAGGGAATTATCGTTCATGCCCCTAACATTGGATTTCGGAATGTAGCCATTCGTTCGATTCTGGAAGAACGTCTGGGCAAGCCAATCAAAATAGATAATGATGCCAATGTTGCTGCACTGGGTGAAGTATGGGCAGGTGCTGGCAAAGGCGTAGACAATTGCGTATGTTATACCCTTGGTACGGGCGTTGGCGGAGGCTTGATCCTGAATGGTAACATCTATCAAGGATTCTCCGGTATGGCGGGAGAGCTGGGTCATATCAGTGTTGTCCCTGATCTGGAAGCCATCAAGTGCGGCTGTGGTAAAATGGGATGTGTTGAGACGGTATCGTCTGCAACAGGTATTATCCGGATGGCAAAAGATGCAGTAGAACGCGGTGATCATACGTCACTGGCACTCGTTGACAAGATTGCAGCCAAAGAAGTATTTGATGCTGCCAAGGCAGGCGATGAAGTGGCACAGCGTATTGTAAACCGTGCGGCCTTCTACTTGGGCAAGTCCATGGCTACTGTAGCAGCTGTCATTAACCCGGAGATGTTCATCATCGGTGGTGGCGTATCCAAAGCGGGCAATTTCCTGTTCGATGAAATACGTACCGTATTTGCTAAGTTGACACCGGAACCGTTGCAAGATGGGGTTCAGATTCTGGAAGCTACCCTTGGTAATAATGCAGGTATTGTGGGTGCAGCAGGTCTTCTCTTGCGTTCCTAG
- the rapZ gene encoding RNase adapter RapZ: MLEGEGSPGTGATLIIITGMSGAGKTIAVQSLEDLGFFCVDNLPPVLIPKFAELIEQSNGKIGKVALVIDLRGREFFTALSESLNYIKDHFTIHCEILFLDATDSVLVQRYKESRRRHPLAPEGMPLDGIRLERKMLEELKNSATQVLNTSTMKPAQLKERIISRFSHLESQMLSVNITSFGFKYGIPIDADLVFDVRFLPNPHYIDHLRPNTGQNSDVYEYVMKWTETQAFLTKLLDMLHFLIPQYRKEGKSQVIIGIGCTGGKHRSVAISEYLGKMLGSSETEAVTVSHRDADRDRH, from the coding sequence ATGCTTGAAGGTGAAGGCTCACCAGGCACAGGCGCCACGCTCATTATCATTACGGGCATGTCCGGGGCAGGTAAAACCATTGCAGTACAAAGCCTGGAGGATCTGGGTTTCTTCTGTGTGGATAATCTGCCACCGGTATTGATTCCAAAATTTGCGGAACTGATTGAACAGTCAAACGGCAAGATCGGTAAGGTTGCATTGGTTATCGATCTGCGCGGGCGTGAATTCTTTACGGCTCTGTCCGAGTCTTTGAACTATATTAAAGATCATTTTACCATTCATTGCGAAATTTTATTCCTGGATGCTACAGATTCTGTACTTGTTCAGCGTTACAAAGAAAGTAGGCGCAGACATCCATTGGCTCCTGAGGGTATGCCGCTGGACGGCATCAGGCTGGAGCGCAAGATGTTGGAGGAACTCAAAAACTCCGCGACTCAGGTACTGAATACAAGTACAATGAAGCCTGCTCAATTGAAAGAACGCATCATATCCCGCTTTTCTCATCTGGAAAGCCAAATGTTGTCGGTGAATATTACGTCGTTCGGATTCAAGTATGGCATTCCGATCGATGCCGATCTGGTATTTGATGTACGTTTTTTACCGAATCCGCATTATATTGATCATTTGCGTCCAAATACGGGACAGAATAGTGATGTGTATGAATATGTTATGAAATGGACAGAGACACAGGCGTTTCTGACGAAGCTGCTGGATATGCTGCATTTCCTGATTCCGCAATACCGGAAGGAAGGCAAAAGCCAGGTTATTATTGGAATCGGCTGTACCGGAGGCAAGCATCGTTCGGTAGCAATATCGGAATATTTGGGCAAGATGTTGGGAAGCAGCGAGACTGAAGCTGTCACCGTGAGCCATCGCGACGCTGACCGGGACCGTCATTGA
- a CDS encoding YvcK family protein, which yields MKEAGPRRERPRIVVMGGGTGLSVMLRGLKEKPLDITAIVTVADDGGSSGILRNELQMPPPGDIRNVLTALADVEPLLSDMLKYRFNTGAGLAGHSLGNLILAAMTDISGDFVTAVRELSRVFAVRGEVLPAAGQAVVLHAEMEDGTIITGESKIPEAGGRIKRVFLEPDHVEPLPEAVEAIRQADAILIGPGSLYTSILPNLLVPKLAEAVVEADAVKMFICNVMTQPGETDNYTVSDHLKAVHEHIGHQLFDYVIVNNGDIPLQVQNKYAEKGAKPVVLDMNVLESAGYQVVADTLVLFKTYLRHDADKLSHHIYQLVQNWMLRKR from the coding sequence ATGAAAGAGGCCGGACCACGAAGAGAACGTCCGAGAATAGTTGTAATGGGCGGCGGAACCGGATTATCCGTGATGTTGCGCGGTTTAAAAGAAAAACCGCTGGATATCACGGCCATCGTCACAGTTGCAGATGATGGTGGAAGTTCAGGCATCCTGCGCAATGAGCTACAAATGCCGCCTCCGGGCGACATTCGCAACGTGCTTACGGCACTGGCTGATGTAGAACCATTGCTTTCAGATATGTTGAAGTACCGTTTCAATACAGGCGCGGGGCTTGCAGGCCACAGCTTGGGGAATTTGATTTTGGCTGCAATGACGGATATTTCGGGCGACTTTGTGACCGCGGTGCGGGAACTTAGCCGCGTGTTTGCCGTTCGAGGTGAGGTATTACCAGCCGCCGGTCAGGCCGTTGTGTTGCATGCCGAGATGGAAGATGGGACAATTATTACAGGTGAGTCCAAGATCCCGGAGGCAGGCGGACGCATCAAACGCGTTTTCCTTGAACCGGATCACGTGGAGCCGTTGCCAGAAGCGGTAGAGGCTATTCGTCAAGCTGACGCCATTCTGATCGGACCAGGCAGCCTTTATACAAGCATCCTTCCTAATCTGCTCGTACCGAAGCTCGCAGAGGCTGTGGTAGAGGCTGATGCGGTGAAGATGTTTATCTGTAATGTCATGACACAGCCGGGAGAAACAGATAACTATACGGTAAGTGACCACCTTAAGGCGGTACACGAGCATATAGGTCATCAGCTCTTCGACTATGTTATCGTAAATAATGGTGATATTCCGCTGCAAGTACAGAATAAGTATGCGGAAAAAGGAGCAAAACCGGTTGTACTGGACATGAATGTACTCGAAAGTGCCGGCTATCAGGTGGTTGCAGATACCCTTGTTCTGTTCAAAACCTATCTGCGTCATGATGCCGACAAGTTAAGTCATCACATCTACCAACTGGTACAAAATTGGATGTTACGGAAGAGGTGA
- the whiA gene encoding DNA-binding protein WhiA, producing MSFAAQTKKELTMIESEPCCEKAELSALIRMLGAVQLSNKKVILDISTENAAIARRAYSLLKKHFQVHTELLVRKKMRLKKNNVYIVRIPTMVQEILNSLHIVSEGFLFTPGISTELFQQNCCKRAYLRGAFLAGGSVNNPEGSSYHLEIASMYEEHCQALVDLANEFHLNARCIERKKGFILYIKEGEKIIELLSIIGAHQALFKFEDVRIMRDMRNSVNRIVNCETANLNKTIGAAVRQIDNIRLLQKEVGLESLPEKLREVAEVRLAHPDINLKEVGELLKGTVSKSGVNHRLRKIDELAEKVRTERYG from the coding sequence ATGTCGTTTGCAGCACAGACCAAAAAAGAATTAACCATGATCGAGAGCGAACCGTGCTGCGAAAAGGCGGAACTTTCAGCCCTCATCCGTATGCTTGGTGCAGTGCAGTTATCGAATAAAAAAGTGATCTTGGATATTTCGACGGAGAATGCTGCGATTGCAAGACGGGCATACTCTCTGCTTAAAAAGCATTTTCAAGTGCATACGGAATTACTGGTCCGCAAAAAAATGCGGCTGAAAAAGAACAATGTATATATTGTTCGTATTCCAACCATGGTACAGGAGATTCTCAATAGTCTTCATATTGTATCTGAGGGCTTTCTGTTTACGCCAGGGATTAGTACGGAGTTGTTTCAGCAAAACTGTTGTAAACGGGCCTATCTTCGCGGTGCATTTCTCGCAGGTGGATCGGTTAATAATCCGGAAGGTTCTTCATACCATCTGGAGATTGCGTCCATGTATGAGGAGCACTGTCAGGCACTGGTCGATCTGGCGAATGAATTTCATCTGAATGCCCGGTGTATAGAACGGAAAAAAGGATTCATCCTATATATCAAGGAAGGCGAGAAAATCATTGAACTGCTTAGCATCATTGGTGCTCATCAGGCCTTGTTCAAGTTTGAAGACGTACGGATTATGCGCGACATGCGTAACTCCGTTAACCGGATTGTCAATTGTGAGACCGCCAACCTGAATAAGACCATCGGAGCGGCGGTAAGGCAAATTGATAATATCCGTTTGTTGCAAAAGGAAGTTGGTCTGGAATCGCTACCTGAGAAGCTTCGCGAAGTGGCGGAAGTTCGGCTCGCTCATCCGGATATCAACTTGAAGGAAGTGGGCGAACTTCTTAAAGGTACAGTCAGCAAGTCGGGAGTGAACCATCGGCTTCGCAAAATTGATGAGCTGGCTGAGAAAGTGCGCACAGAACGTTATGGTTAA
- a CDS encoding HPr family phosphocarrier protein, with the protein MTKHPVVVRLKTGLHARPAALFVQEANKYSSEVFVEKDDKKVNAKSIMGIMSLAISTGTEIQISAEGADAEQAVNALVSLVSKEELENQ; encoded by the coding sequence ATGACAAAGCACCCGGTAGTTGTCCGTTTGAAAACGGGTCTCCATGCCAGACCTGCGGCACTGTTCGTTCAAGAAGCGAATAAGTACTCATCTGAAGTGTTCGTCGAGAAGGACGACAAAAAAGTTAATGCAAAAAGTATCATGGGGATCATGAGCCTTGCGATCAGCACAGGTACGGAAATCCAGATTAGTGCAGAAGGCGCGGATGCCGAACAGGCTGTAAACGCTTTAGTTAGTCTGGTAAGTAAGGAAGAGCTCGAAAACCAATAA
- a CDS encoding SIMPL domain-containing protein (The SIMPL domain is named for its presence in mouse protein SIMPL (signalling molecule that associates with mouse pelle-like kinase). Bacterial member BP26, from Brucella, was shown to assemble into a channel-like structure, while YggE from E. coli has been associated with resistance to oxidative stress.), protein MGKQWMKPFGAVLVASTLLVGGTAWVAPGNYAYAAEVQGVQQNVINVVGKGEIQVKPDIAYLSIGVNSTAETAASAQKANAAKVQKVSNLLKNTWKISADDIQTSQFSVQPNYTYSEKDGQQIKGYTAHHTLTVTYREMDKIGELLDAASQAGANNIENVRFTVENPESYESQVIEKAVANADVKAGAIAKAVKRQLGAVLSVSQGDANVPVFYASEALMSKAADTAGGTEIETGQVKVSTILNITYEMK, encoded by the coding sequence ATGGGTAAACAATGGATGAAACCGTTTGGTGCGGTGCTGGTGGCAAGTACGTTGCTTGTTGGAGGAACAGCATGGGTTGCACCAGGTAACTATGCTTACGCTGCAGAGGTTCAGGGCGTACAACAGAATGTGATTAATGTCGTGGGTAAAGGTGAGATTCAGGTGAAACCTGATATTGCTTATCTGTCCATTGGTGTGAACAGCACTGCAGAGACAGCTGCATCTGCCCAAAAAGCGAATGCTGCCAAAGTTCAAAAGGTATCCAATTTGCTAAAAAATACGTGGAAGATCAGTGCAGACGACATTCAAACGAGTCAGTTCTCTGTACAACCCAACTACACGTATAGCGAAAAAGACGGACAACAAATTAAAGGATACACAGCGCATCATACGCTGACGGTCACATATCGTGAGATGGACAAAATCGGCGAGCTGCTCGACGCTGCTTCACAAGCAGGTGCCAACAACATTGAAAACGTGCGCTTTACTGTAGAAAATCCGGAAAGTTATGAGTCCCAAGTGATTGAGAAAGCTGTTGCCAATGCAGATGTGAAAGCTGGAGCTATTGCAAAAGCAGTTAAACGTCAACTGGGTGCTGTTCTTTCCGTGAGCCAAGGCGATGCCAATGTGCCTGTATTCTATGCAAGTGAGGCTTTGATGTCCAAAGCAGCAGATACAGCAGGTGGCACTGAGATTGAAACAGGCCAGGTTAAAGTAAGCACAATCTTGAATATCACGTATGAAATGAAATAA
- a CDS encoding DUF4163 domain-containing protein: MTSWKKWTSALLAAGIIVGSGAVWQDSSVQAASVSSKVTTPAEVTLKSGGKTLTQKGLLQGGSTWVSLTAVKDVAGGTLKYDAKTKEYALTAANNTMTISLLDGQPSVRINNYYPQVDAKLINGRLYIPFSAMRDYLGVQGNWDGKTKTLTLSKVKQNSVKVKAATVKVTVKNAEVDVQYPQVSGLASKEAEAAINKVLKDEVDAYVADFKKQTSEFGGATANRPYAFESSYVVTYNESGVLGLITQRYEDYAGAHGMTFRTGHTFALDTGKELTLDDVLQNNKTMRETLGKKVGEQLKARGGYLEGYKGLNKDQDFYVTPTGVVVFFQLYEYTAYAEGFPEMPFTYKEILPKGTEPFSDVTGTK, from the coding sequence ATGACATCATGGAAAAAATGGACAAGTGCGTTGCTGGCAGCAGGAATTATTGTGGGGAGCGGTGCAGTGTGGCAAGATAGTTCGGTACAAGCGGCTTCTGTATCCTCCAAAGTAACAACCCCGGCTGAGGTGACCCTGAAATCAGGTGGGAAAACACTGACTCAAAAAGGACTTCTACAAGGAGGCTCAACCTGGGTATCGCTTACGGCAGTCAAAGATGTAGCAGGTGGAACCTTGAAATATGATGCGAAAACCAAAGAGTATGCTCTGACAGCAGCGAATAACACGATGACCATCAGCCTTTTGGACGGCCAGCCGAGTGTTCGGATCAACAACTATTATCCTCAAGTGGACGCGAAGCTGATCAACGGCAGATTATATATTCCATTCTCAGCGATGAGAGATTATCTGGGTGTACAGGGGAACTGGGATGGCAAAACCAAAACGTTGACGCTCAGTAAGGTAAAACAAAATAGTGTGAAAGTTAAAGCGGCGACAGTCAAAGTTACTGTGAAAAATGCTGAAGTGGATGTTCAGTACCCGCAAGTGAGTGGACTTGCAAGCAAAGAAGCTGAAGCAGCGATCAACAAAGTGCTGAAGGACGAAGTGGATGCATATGTAGCTGACTTCAAGAAACAGACTTCTGAGTTCGGTGGCGCAACCGCCAACCGCCCGTATGCATTTGAGAGCTCTTATGTGGTGACCTACAATGAAAGTGGCGTACTGGGACTCATTACACAACGATACGAGGATTATGCTGGCGCTCACGGTATGACATTCCGCACGGGCCACACCTTTGCACTGGACACAGGCAAGGAGCTTACTTTAGATGATGTGCTGCAAAATAACAAAACGATGCGCGAGACGTTGGGTAAAAAAGTCGGCGAACAGCTGAAAGCTCGCGGTGGATACCTTGAAGGCTACAAAGGGTTAAATAAAGATCAGGATTTCTATGTGACACCAACGGGTGTGGTCGTGTTCTTCCAGCTGTATGAGTATACGGCGTACGCAGAGGGATTCCCTGAAATGCCATTTACGTATAAAGAGATTCTCCCTAAAGGCACAGAACCTTTTAGTGACGTAACGGGAACGAAATAA
- the clpP gene encoding ATP-dependent Clp endopeptidase proteolytic subunit ClpP translates to MSFIPMVVEQSNRGERAYDIYSRLLKDRIIFLGSDVNDVVANAIMAQMLFLAAEDPEKDIHLYINSPGGSITAGMAIYDTMQFIKPDVSTICVGMAASMGAFLLNAGAKGKRFALPNSEIMIHQPLGGAQGQATDIEIRARRILKMRDTLNRIISERSGQPLEKIEKDTDRDYFMSAAEAADYGIIDKVIENVGSQGI, encoded by the coding sequence GTGAGTTTTATTCCTATGGTCGTTGAACAGAGCAACCGGGGTGAGCGCGCCTATGACATCTATTCCAGATTGCTGAAGGATCGTATTATTTTCCTTGGTAGCGACGTTAATGACGTTGTGGCAAATGCCATCATGGCGCAGATGTTGTTCCTAGCTGCGGAAGATCCGGAGAAAGACATTCACTTATACATCAACAGCCCAGGCGGATCCATTACAGCTGGTATGGCCATTTACGATACAATGCAATTCATCAAACCGGATGTATCTACCATCTGTGTAGGTATGGCGGCTTCCATGGGTGCATTCTTGCTGAATGCCGGTGCGAAAGGGAAACGTTTTGCGTTGCCTAACAGTGAAATCATGATTCACCAACCACTTGGTGGTGCTCAAGGTCAAGCTACCGACATCGAAATTCGTGCTCGCCGCATCCTGAAAATGCGTGATACCTTGAACCGCATCATCTCTGAGCGTTCAGGTCAACCGTTGGAGAAGATCGAGAAAGACACGGATCGTGACTACTTCATGAGTGCTGCTGAAGCTGCCGATTACGGTATCATTGATAAAGTTATCGAAAACGTAGGTTCCCAAGGCATCTAA
- a CDS encoding sugar-binding domain-containing protein, whose product MRTILEIQKQLLPDLMDILKKRYTILQQIMLSDVIGRRTLANSMQMTERVLRAETDLLKAQGLIEIDSAGMKISEAGYDLLQQLEPVAKELFGLSELEERIKQAYGLQKVVVVPGDSDVSPFAKRELGRAGAKALGNIMSDNDVVAVTGGSTTAEVAEQLNPPTSLKGVWFVPARGGLGESLEIQANTIASTMAKRVGAQYKLLHVPDLLSDHAYESLIQDPSVQEILQLIRQSRIVIHGIGDAVEMATRRKLATEIVDELQEQGAVSESFGYYFNDQGEVVHTMLTLGMRLQDIERTDVVIGIAGGKSKAAAIHSVLRFGQEDILIIDEAAAEVIVAEME is encoded by the coding sequence ATGCGAACGATTTTAGAAATACAAAAGCAGCTTCTGCCTGATCTCATGGATATCTTGAAAAAGAGGTATACGATTCTGCAACAGATCATGTTATCGGATGTGATCGGACGGAGAACGTTAGCTAATTCCATGCAGATGACCGAGCGGGTTCTGAGGGCTGAGACCGATCTGTTAAAGGCTCAGGGACTTATTGAAATTGACAGTGCAGGAATGAAGATCAGCGAGGCAGGGTATGATTTGCTGCAGCAGTTAGAGCCCGTTGCTAAAGAGTTGTTCGGATTATCCGAGCTGGAAGAGCGCATCAAGCAAGCCTACGGTCTGCAAAAGGTAGTTGTGGTTCCTGGCGATTCGGATGTTTCTCCATTTGCCAAAAGGGAACTGGGCAGAGCCGGAGCGAAGGCTCTCGGCAATATCATGAGTGACAACGACGTTGTCGCCGTTACTGGCGGATCAACAACGGCCGAAGTCGCAGAGCAACTTAATCCACCAACATCGCTCAAAGGTGTCTGGTTCGTACCGGCACGCGGTGGACTTGGAGAAAGTCTTGAAATTCAGGCGAATACGATCGCATCCACAATGGCAAAACGGGTAGGAGCGCAATACAAACTCCTGCATGTACCGGATTTGCTTAGTGATCATGCCTATGAATCATTAATCCAGGACCCGAGTGTTCAGGAGATTCTGCAGCTGATCAGGCAATCGCGGATTGTTATTCATGGAATTGGTGATGCCGTGGAGATGGCAACGAGACGCAAACTTGCGACGGAGATTGTAGATGAACTCCAGGAGCAAGGGGCCGTATCTGAATCTTTCGGTTATTACTTTAATGATCAGGGTGAGGTGGTACATACCATGCTTACACTGGGAATGCGACTTCAGGATATTGAACGAACCGATGTCGTGATCGGAATTGCAGGTGGCAAAAGTAAAGCTGCTGCCATACACTCCGTGCTGCGATTTGGTCAGGAAGATATTCTGATTATTGATGAGGCAGCTGCCGAAGTCATCGTAGCCGAAATGGAATAA
- the gap gene encoding type I glyceraldehyde-3-phosphate dehydrogenase encodes MIKVGINGFGRIGRLAFRRIQNVAGIEVVAINDLTDAKMLAHLLKYDTTQGRFDGDVEVHDGFFKVNGKEVKVLANRNPEELPWGDLGVDIVLECTGFFTTKEAAEKHLKGGAKKVVISAPATGDMKTIVYNVNHEILDGTETVISGASCTTNCLAPMAKTLQDKFGIVQGLMTTIHAYTGDQNTLDAPHPKGDFRRARAAAENIIPNTTGAAKAIGLVIPELQGILDGAAQRVPVATGSLTELVTVLNKKVTAEEVNAAMQEASDPETFGYTEDEIVSSDIQGITFGSLFDATQTKVLTVGDQQLVKTVAWYDNEMSYTAQLVRTLEHFAKMIK; translated from the coding sequence ATGATTAAAGTAGGTATTAACGGTTTTGGACGTATTGGACGCTTGGCATTCCGCCGTATTCAAAATGTAGCAGGCATCGAGGTAGTAGCAATCAACGACTTGACTGACGCTAAAATGCTGGCTCATTTGCTCAAATATGATACAACTCAAGGTCGCTTCGATGGCGATGTTGAAGTACACGATGGCTTCTTCAAAGTGAACGGCAAAGAAGTTAAAGTATTGGCTAACCGTAACCCAGAAGAACTTCCTTGGGGCGACCTGGGCGTAGATATCGTTCTGGAATGTACTGGTTTCTTCACAACTAAAGAAGCAGCTGAGAAACACTTGAAAGGCGGAGCTAAGAAAGTTGTTATTTCCGCACCAGCTACTGGCGACATGAAAACCATCGTTTACAATGTAAACCATGAAATCCTCGACGGTACTGAAACTGTAATCTCCGGCGCATCTTGCACAACAAACTGCCTGGCACCTATGGCAAAAACACTGCAAGACAAATTCGGAATCGTTCAAGGTTTGATGACTACAATTCACGCTTACACTGGCGACCAAAACACGTTGGATGCTCCACACCCTAAAGGTGACTTCCGTCGTGCTCGCGCAGCAGCTGAAAACATCATCCCTAACACAACTGGTGCTGCTAAAGCAATCGGTCTGGTAATCCCAGAACTGCAAGGCATCCTTGATGGTGCAGCTCAACGTGTACCAGTAGCTACTGGTTCCCTGACTGAGCTCGTAACTGTTCTGAACAAAAAAGTAACGGCTGAAGAAGTTAATGCAGCTATGCAAGAAGCTTCCGATCCAGAAACTTTCGGATACACAGAAGACGAAATCGTATCTTCCGATATCCAAGGAATCACTTTCGGTTCCCTGTTTGATGCAACTCAAACTAAAGTTCTGACTGTTGGCGACCAACAATTGGTTAAAACTGTAGCTTGGTATGACAATGAAATGTCCTACACTGCACAATTGGTTCGCACTTTGGAGCACTTTGCAAAAATGATTAAGTAA
- a CDS encoding phosphoglycerate kinase, whose amino-acid sequence MNKKSVRDIELTGKRAFVRVDFNVPLEDGKITDDKRIRATLPTINFLIEKGAKVILASHMGRPNGEVVDSLRLTPAAERLSELLGKTVVKADGSVGDAVKAQIAELNNGDVLLLENVRFHAGEEKNDPELAKQFAELADVFVNDAFGAAHRAHASTEGIAHLLPAVSGLLMEKELEVLGKAISNPERPFTAIIGGSKVKDKIDVIDNLLNIADNVIIGGGLTYTFFKAQGHEIGQSLLDDSKLDVALGFIEKAKKLGKNFYLPVDIVVSDDFSAKANTQIVDIDGIPADWEGIDIGPKTREIYADVIKNSKLVVWNGPMGVFEIEPFSHGTRAVAEACAETEAYTVIGGGDSAAAAEKFKLADKMNHISTGGGASLEFMEGKVLPGVVALNDK is encoded by the coding sequence ATGAACAAAAAAAGTGTACGCGATATCGAATTGACAGGAAAACGGGCTTTTGTCCGTGTAGATTTCAATGTGCCGCTCGAAGATGGTAAAATTACAGATGACAAACGTATTCGTGCAACGCTTCCTACAATCAACTTCTTGATTGAAAAAGGCGCTAAAGTCATTTTGGCAAGCCACATGGGTCGTCCTAACGGCGAAGTGGTTGACTCCTTGCGTTTGACTCCAGCAGCTGAGCGTTTGTCTGAATTGCTTGGTAAAACAGTGGTTAAAGCTGACGGTTCTGTTGGCGACGCTGTTAAAGCTCAAATCGCTGAACTGAACAACGGCGACGTATTGTTGCTTGAGAACGTTCGTTTCCACGCAGGCGAAGAGAAAAATGATCCAGAACTCGCAAAACAATTTGCTGAACTGGCTGACGTTTTCGTTAACGATGCGTTTGGCGCGGCTCACAGAGCACATGCTTCGACTGAAGGAATCGCTCACTTGCTTCCAGCAGTGTCCGGTTTGTTGATGGAGAAAGAACTTGAAGTGTTGGGTAAAGCAATCTCCAACCCTGAGCGTCCTTTCACAGCTATCATTGGCGGATCCAAAGTTAAGGACAAAATCGATGTGATTGACAACCTGCTGAACATTGCAGACAACGTAATCATCGGTGGCGGTCTGACTTACACGTTCTTCAAAGCACAAGGACATGAAATTGGACAATCCTTGCTGGATGATTCCAAACTTGATGTAGCTCTCGGTTTCATCGAAAAAGCGAAAAAACTGGGCAAAAACTTCTACCTGCCGGTAGATATCGTAGTGTCTGACGATTTCAGTGCGAAAGCTAACACACAAATCGTTGACATCGATGGTATCCCAGCAGATTGGGAAGGCATCGACATCGGTCCTAAAACACGTGAGATCTATGCTGACGTAATCAAAAACTCCAAATTGGTTGTATGGAACGGACCAATGGGCGTATTTGAAATCGAGCCATTCTCCCACGGTACTCGTGCAGTAGCAGAAGCTTGCGCTGAGACAGAAGCTTACACTGTAATTGGTGGCGGCGACTCTGCAGCAGCAGCTGAGAAGTTCAAATTGGCTGACAAAATGAACCACATCTCTACAGGTGGCGGTGCATCGCTCGAGTTCATGGAAGGCAAAGTGCTTCCAGGCGTAGTGGCATTGAACGACAAGTAA